GCTATTATCTGGGTGGTGCGCGAGCACCGCATTCGCTACAAGCGGCCAGCTTTGGCAGGCGAAATACTGCGGGCCACTACCTGGGTGGGCGAATCCAGCGGGGCCACTTCGCAACGCTTTACCCGCCTGACCCGCGCCCGCGACGGCGTATTGTTGTGCGAGGCCGAGACCACCTGGGCGTTGCTCGACCCCAAGACTGGGCGGCCGGTGCGGGTGACGGCTGAGATGGTGAATTGGTTGACTGCTGATATTTCTTAATTGCGCTACGGTGCTGGCCTGACTGCTTCAGGCGCGGTGCCCTTATCTTACTTATGCCTGCCTCCTTCCGCATCTACTCTTCTTCTGCCGGCTCCGGCAAGACCTACCAGCTCACCAAAGAATACCTGCTGCTGGCGCTGGGCGCCGACGACCCGGCCTATTTCAAGCGCATTCTGGCCATCACCTTCACCAACGACGCGGCAGGGGAAATGAAGGAGCGGATTGTGGGCGCGCTGCGCCGCTTTGCCTACCCCGAAAGCGGCAAGGCGGATGGGCTGCTGGCAGAAGTGGCGGCGGAGCTGGCAGCCAGCGGGCATCTGCCGCCCCATGCCCAAACCGCCGAGGAGCAGCAGCGGGAAGTGCAGCGCCGGGCCGCCGAAACGTTCCGGCTGGTGCTGTACCACTACGCCGACTTTGCGGTGAGCACGATTGACTCGTTTGTGCAGCGCATCGTGACGGCCTTCACCCGGGAGCTGGGTTTGCCGGCCACCTTCGAAGTTGAGCTGGATACGGATAGTGTGCTGCAAAGCGCCGTGGCCGCGCTGCTCGACAAAGTGAACCGGGACCCAAACAGCAAGCTGCTTTCGCAAACC
This region of Hymenobacter sedentarius genomic DNA includes:
- a CDS encoding acyl-CoA thioesterase, yielding MAEVPAYSFSHDFEVPNSAIDALGHANNVEYVRWVQDIAEAHWQAICPPEKRDAIIWVVREHRIRYKRPALAGEILRATTWVGESSGATSQRFTRLTRARDGVLLCEAETTWALLDPKTGRPVRVTAEMVNWLTADIS